ATGAAAATTTCCAGTTGGCTAGGACGGATGAGTCCTTGTTTGAGCAAGCTTTGATAATCGGCCAGGGCTTTACCTTCGGGACGGGAGGCGCGCCAGACGATCCATTGACCATCCCGGGAGAAAAAGGCCCCGCCATCGTAGCCGGGTTGATCAGTGAGCTGTTCCACCTCGCTGCCGTCCGGGTTCATCATGAACAGTTCCAGATCCCCCGTGCGGGCTGACGTAAAGATAATTTTGTCCCCCTTGGGAGAGTAAACTCCCTCGGCATCGTAGCCAGGGGTGTCGGTCAGGCGCACCCGATTGCCGCCTTCCGGATCAGCCCGGAAAATGTCATAGCCCTCGTACAAGGGCCAGACGTAGCCTTGGGAGTAGTCAGGTTTGGGGGGACACTGGTCGCCCGCCAGATGAGTAGAGGCATAGATAATGGCCTGGTCGTCCGGGGCAATAAATGAGCAGGTGGTCACCCCTTTGCCAGAGGAGACCTGGCGGACATTCTTGCCATCCGCATCCATACGGAAGATAGCGTCGCACTTCAAATCGTCACGGGTAGACTGAAAAATCAGCTCCTTGCCGTCAAAAGAAAAATAAGCTTCGGCGTTCTGGCCGCCAAAGGTAAGTTGACGGAGATGGGTCAGGTGCTTTTCGCCGGGATAGCGAAGCTCCTCCGTCGGGGAAGCGGGACTGTTAGTGGGTTCTGCCGCGATAGCCCCAGCAGCGCCCGCGCAGAGCGTCGCCACTAGGAGCCAACTGGAAGCGACAGTATTGATGTCTCGCATGAATTTACCTCCAAGAGTCATCGCGCGACCACCTGAGTCGTCACCGTCCGGGACTGCTGATCGCGCAGAAATTCGATGGTTAAGGAATCGCCCGCTTTGAGGGCGCGTAGGACGCCGGCGAAGTCCGCCAGGGTGTCAATAGTCTTATCATTGAGCCGTATAATAATATCATCTTTTTGCAGCCCCGCCGCCTCCGCGGGTGTATCGGGCGTAACCCCGGAGATCCGCACGCCTGTGCCGGTCCAGCCAAAATCCGGTATCGTGCCCAAGCCGACGCGACGGCCCTGACGGGATGAATCCTGAGCCTCTTCTCCCGGGGCTACTGATTGGCCGTGTAAAGGGTCAGGGCGGGAGGCTAGATACGCTACCGCCTCTTTTAGCACGGCAGCGATTTTGGTCAAGCCCGCAGAATCAATCTTATCAGGGGTGTCCGTGGGGCGATGGAAATCACCATGGGGTCCCGTGAAAAGCTGCACGGCGGGAATACCGGCGTTGAGGAAAGACGTTTGATCACTGGAGCCGATATCCTGGGCCACGGTTTGAATAGGGACGCCAGTGACAAAGCCCGCTCCCCGAAAAATATGCGCCCACTCCCGGGCTGAATCAGCGGCAAGCACCATGAGTTCGCCGTCATGAAGACGGCCCACCGCATCCAGGTTGATCATGGCCATGGTGGTTTTTGCAGGCGAGTCGCCCAAGCGCTGGACATAGTGGACCGAGCCCAGCTTGCCGGCTTCTTCCCCAGTAAAGGCGACCCACGCTACCGTGCGCTCGGGTTGCCATTGGGGTCCCAAAATCCGGGCTAGCTCCAGCATGACGGCAATGCCGCTGGCGTTATCGTCGGCTCCCGGATGAATTTTGCCTTCATCGCCCTGGTGTACATCGGGCCAGCCCCGGCCCAAATGGTCATAGTGGGCGCCCACGACTACCGGGGGGAGTTCCGGCCGGGCGCCAGGGGACAAACCCACCACGTTACGGAGGGTGATGGTTCGTTCCGGTTCGCCGGCCGTTGCGGTCCAGGTCTGATAGTAGCTTCCCTCGTCGCCGCCGGGTTTGAGTCCCGCCGCCTGGAACTTATCGGCAATATACTGGGCCGCTTGGTCCAGCTCCGGCGTGCCCAGTCCCCGGCCCGCTAGCTTGGGATCAGCCAGATAAGCGATATCCTGCATCATTCGCTGGGCTTTAAAGAGGGGAGGAAGTTCCGCCAGAGGCTTGCGCGGGGGCAGTTCCGCCTGGAGGGGAGGCGAATCTTCGGCCAGTAGAACCGACATGGGAGAGTTCACCACCGGCCACTGGCCCTTTAGGCTATTCTCCGGCTCGGCGCCGGTGAAACCCAAATAGCTGTATTTGCCGTAGTGGGGGAGTTTGCGGGCCAGCCCTGGCATGGCGGCCACGTTATCAGTGGCTATCCAGGCCAGAGCCTGATCGGGATTATTCCGCGGGCGAGTGACCACCACAGCCGAGTGTTGTTGCCGCTGGAGTTTGTTCTTTTCCAGGCTGAGGCCGTTTTTATCCGCCTGGTAAGCATAATCGCTCAGCGCCTCATTAAACTGGGAACGGAAGCGGTTTTCCCACCCGAACAGCCAGACAGCGCGATCCGTGGGTAGCGCGTCCAGCTCCGCATCGGTGGTGATTACCAAATTTTCCCGTCCCCGCTGCCAGCTTCGGGCCATGGCGGCGTAGCCTTCCCGCACCGCTTGGGGGGCCTGGGAGGGCAGGACGGCCAGGGCCCGCTCAGCGCCAAAGGCTTGGCTAAGGGCCGGCGGTATTTCATTGTGGTGGAGCCGCCGGAAGACATCAAATTGGGGATCTATCTCCAGCCGCAGGGGACGGGCCGGTAGCTGGAGCTTTAGGGAATGGGTTTTTTTCTCCATGGAAAGGCGGGTTTGATAAACCTCCTCGGCGTCTTCCAGATAAATAACCAGAGGCAAGTCTAATTGATAAGGTTTGCCGGGCTGAAGCTGCTCGATAGTGGCTGTCAGTAGATAGCCCTCGTCGAGGGGTTGGGCGTGTGCTTCCCGGATTCTCAAAGAAGGCGCGCCCGTGCGCTCGGCCCATTGTTTAAAGAAAGCGCGCAGGGGTTGCTCACTTACTTGGTTGAAAGTTTCCGCGACTTCCTGGAAGCTGGTGACTTGGAACCGGTGCTGGCGGTAAAGGTGTTGCAGGCCCTGGATAAACGCTGAATCACCCAATTGCTGGCGCAGCATGTGAAACAGCATCAGGGTTTTGCCGTAGCCCACAGCCTGGGTAGCGGCGCTGTGGCGGCTGCGGAATTCGGTCAGGGGAAAATCCCGTCCTTCCCGCACATAATCAGCGTATTTTTGCAGTGTTTCCCGCCGGTATTGCGCTCCCTGGCCTTGCTGCTCCTTGAGCAGGTGGTCCGCCAGATAGCTGGTCAGCCCTTCGGCCCAGTTGCCGGAATCGTAATCCACATAGACTCCGTTACCCCACCAGTTATGAAGAATTTCATGGGGATAGGAGGAGCGGAGAATAAAGGGAAAGCGGATGACCCGGGACCCCAGCAGGGTAAAGGAGGGCATCCCGTAGCCCGTCTCCCAGAAATTCTCCACCAGGGCGAATTTTTGGTAAGGATAAGGGCCAATCAATTGGCGGTACATCTCGATATATTGGGCAGTAGCATCGAGATACTTGCGGGCCAGGGCGGGATCGGGCTGGCGCAAAAACGCCAGGGTTTCCACCTGACCGGCTTGTTCCCGGTATGGGGTAAAGGAACCTGCTATGAGATAGATTTCTTCCTGGGGGTGATCCATGGTCCAGGTTTCCTCGGTGCTTCCCTCCTGTTCAGGGGGGGAGGAGCGCTTCCCCTGGCTGACCGAGTGCCATCCTGCCGGAAGCTGGGTGGTTAAGGAAAAAGTCACCATGCCCTCGCCAAAATGGGGATACCAGTAACTGGGACCGGCCAAGAAAACCCCTTCGGGGGCAATGAGGCCCGGCGAGGCGCTAAAGCTGCGGGCATATTCCTCGCTGATGGGGGCAATAGGATGAAAGATTTCACCGCTGTACTCCAAGGTGAACTGGCGGACTCCCGGGGGAAGATCGACCGCATAGTCCTCGGTAAATTGGGTTTTTCTCACTCGCCGAAGCCGTACCTCTGGGTTGTTGGCTTGAGGCTGGAGGCCCGAGTGAAGGCGGAAAGTTACCGGAGAGGATATCTCCTTCGGCAGGGTAAGGGTATCTACCGCCGTGAGACGATGACTGTCCGGGTCCAAGTTAATATGCAGTTGATGGTGAATTTGGGCGCTTGCGGTCCCTGAGGCCAGCACTACCAACCCAAAAACGAGGAAAGATAATATTTTTTGCCGGTACATAGAATTTGTATAAATTTTTGAAGGTATAAATAAATATCTATTTAAGTTGGAGTTCGCGGCTAAGCCTCCCTTGGCTGTTCCCGACCTGCCTGCGTGCATCGCACAGCAGGCAGCCGCGCTCGCCTTGCTGCCATTCGCGTTTCGATGGTATACCTTGCACTTTTCCCCGCAAGCCTTCCCGCTCCGCCAGTGACGCCATCACCTGAAGGCTGTCGCCCAAAATCATCCGGTTGGACCAGCGGGCCTCATGCCGGTAAAACTCGGTTTTTGCCGCCTCATCCGGCAGGCCATTAAAGTCGGCAAACAGATCAAACTGCTGCTCCCTATCCGCTGACCGCCCGCCACCCGCTACTGGCTGCCGACGCAAGTCGTCAATCAACGCTTTGGGGTGGACTTTTTCCTGAATATAAAGGGGCGGCGCGTGAACAACGAGATCAGACCAGTCCTGCTCATCCTTGCCGCGCCAGACTAATTGCGGATCAAGATCCCGGTTGCGCCGTTCGTAGGCCACGGGAATCGCGCTTTTGTCTTTGTCGTGGAGTATGGCTTCATATTCCGCTGTGGGGATATTTACCCGAGCAGCATCGTCATGGGTTAAGGTTTCGACTCGTTTGGGATAGCTTTTCCGTTTGGCCACAGTTTATTCCATAAACG
This sequence is a window from Nitrosococcus oceani ATCC 19707. Protein-coding genes within it:
- a CDS encoding TolB family protein, encoding MRDINTVASSWLLVATLCAGAAGAIAAEPTNSPASPTEELRYPGEKHLTHLRQLTFGGQNAEAYFSFDGKELIFQSTRDDLKCDAIFRMDADGKNVRQVSSGKGVTTCSFIAPDDQAIIYASTHLAGDQCPPKPDYSQGYVWPLYEGYDIFRADPEGGNRVRLTDTPGYDAEGVYSPKGDKIIFTSARTGDLELFMMNPDGSEVEQLTDQPGYDGGAFFSRDGQWIVWRASRPEGKALADYQSLLKQGLIRPSQLEIFIMNLEERKPIQLTDNGAANFGPYWHPDGKHIIFSSNMHNPKGRNFDLFLINVDTREIEQITHHPDFDGFPMFSHDGKKLVFASNRNGKVEGETNVFMVDWRW
- a CDS encoding M20/M25/M40 family metallo-hydrolase — translated: MYRQKILSFLVFGLVVLASGTASAQIHHQLHINLDPDSHRLTAVDTLTLPKEISSPVTFRLHSGLQPQANNPEVRLRRVRKTQFTEDYAVDLPPGVRQFTLEYSGEIFHPIAPISEEYARSFSASPGLIAPEGVFLAGPSYWYPHFGEGMVTFSLTTQLPAGWHSVSQGKRSSPPEQEGSTEETWTMDHPQEEIYLIAGSFTPYREQAGQVETLAFLRQPDPALARKYLDATAQYIEMYRQLIGPYPYQKFALVENFWETGYGMPSFTLLGSRVIRFPFILRSSYPHEILHNWWGNGVYVDYDSGNWAEGLTSYLADHLLKEQQGQGAQYRRETLQKYADYVREGRDFPLTEFRSRHSAATQAVGYGKTLMLFHMLRQQLGDSAFIQGLQHLYRQHRFQVTSFQEVAETFNQVSEQPLRAFFKQWAERTGAPSLRIREAHAQPLDEGYLLTATIEQLQPGKPYQLDLPLVIYLEDAEEVYQTRLSMEKKTHSLKLQLPARPLRLEIDPQFDVFRRLHHNEIPPALSQAFGAERALAVLPSQAPQAVREGYAAMARSWQRGRENLVITTDAELDALPTDRAVWLFGWENRFRSQFNEALSDYAYQADKNGLSLEKNKLQRQQHSAVVVTRPRNNPDQALAWIATDNVAAMPGLARKLPHYGKYSYLGFTGAEPENSLKGQWPVVNSPMSVLLAEDSPPLQAELPPRKPLAELPPLFKAQRMMQDIAYLADPKLAGRGLGTPELDQAAQYIADKFQAAGLKPGGDEGSYYQTWTATAGEPERTITLRNVVGLSPGARPELPPVVVGAHYDHLGRGWPDVHQGDEGKIHPGADDNASGIAVMLELARILGPQWQPERTVAWVAFTGEEAGKLGSVHYVQRLGDSPAKTTMAMINLDAVGRLHDGELMVLAADSAREWAHIFRGAGFVTGVPIQTVAQDIGSSDQTSFLNAGIPAVQLFTGPHGDFHRPTDTPDKIDSAGLTKIAAVLKEAVAYLASRPDPLHGQSVAPGEEAQDSSRQGRRVGLGTIPDFGWTGTGVRISGVTPDTPAEAAGLQKDDIIIRLNDKTIDTLADFAGVLRALKAGDSLTIEFLRDQQSRTVTTQVVAR